atggtgctaAATACGTATAACATACGATTTACCATTTGAACCACTTCTAAGTGTGCGATTCAGTGGCATGAAGAACACTCACACTGTTTTGCAggcatcaccaccatccatctctggaatgcttttccatcttcccaaacagaaactctacaCTCatgaaacactaactccccagcctcagcccctgtTAACCTGGAGAGAAAGGTTTTTAAAGCTTCTGCTTACAAAATGTTTGTCAATGTCCCATTGtgcaaagcaagtcacatggtcaAGCCCAGATCCAAGGGGTGGAGAAACAAGGGGTGGAGATCCAAGGGCTGGAGATCCAAGGGGTGGAGGTATAAACAGCATGGCAGGTGCATGGGGTGCGGGGGCCATGAGTGAGCCCCTGGCTGCTGGGagggggttgaggcaggacaCGCCCAGGGGCTCAGCATTCCCTGCCATTGGGATCACTCTGGCAAGGATCCCTGCCTCCACCCGTGGGGGACTTCAGGAAGGGTCCTCCCACTCCCACTGAGATGTCTGTGTGATGTCTGTTTCACTCATCCCCCTGCCTTCTATAACCCTTAAGGACACTTAGGAAATGGACCTCCAAAGCCAGACCCCTGGCTCTGGGCTGCCCACTTCTGCTGTGAGCCCTGAATGCCCACCAAGGTCAGGGGAGCCCACTCTGCGATTCTCTTCCAGGGCCTTCCTTGTACCCTTGCCTGAGGCCCTCTGGTGCTCAGCTGGTCGGGATGCTCTCAGGAGGTGCAGGGGACCTTAAGAATTTATTGGGACCTGACCAGGCACCACCAGGACCTATCTTTGGGTGCTGAAGGCCAGGGCCTGGGTCGGGAGCAAGGCAGCTGGGCAGCTTTGAGGCTCTGAGCCCTGGCTTCAAGCTGCTGGGCCCTGTATGTTCTGGTTTCCATTCTCAGTGTGCATACGGCCCTTAGTTACCTCCTGGCTCCACCATGTTACTCTAGCTACAGTTTGGCAGCTCCTGGGCacctcacccctcccccacaaCTCCAAGCCAAGAATCTAATTGGTTCAGCTCATCTCCTCAGGTAGGCGTCCCCTTCATTAGAGGTGTATCTCAGGACAGCCAATCAGGGGCTTCCCTGGGCTGATTCTCCTTTTCTGGTCCAATTAGCTTTGACATAAAGGCCTTAGCTAGGGGCGAAACTACCTCCCAAGTGAAGCCATCTGCCAAGGAAAAGAGGTGGGGCAGCGCGGAGAGGGGCGGGGTCAGCAGCCTGGGTTCCCACCCAGATGGGTCACTCAGTCTGTGTGACTCCAGCAAGGCAGGTGGCCCCCTCTGGGCCTGTTTTCTAGTCCCTTTGCGTCAAGATCCTATGAGGCCCAGCTGCAGAGAGGGCTGGGAGCTTGGTTCGTGGGAACTTCGGGACCAGCGACGTCCCACCTAGCCCGGCGGCCTCTTGCTCACGACCGCTGCCATTTCTTTCTAGGGTCCGACACGCAAGGGGGCGGCAGCCCCCTCACCCCTGAGGACCCCCGGAGCCCCGCGAAGCCCGCCGCCCCCGAGGATCCCCAGATGCCCGTGCAGCCCGCGCTCCCGCAGCTCCCGCGCCGCCCGCGGACCCTGGACGACGACGGGGCGCCCAGCGAGGACGGGGCCGCGGGGGGCAGCAAGCCCGCCCCAGAGGACGCCCCGGCCCAGGCGGCGGGCGAGGCCGGGCCGGTTTCCAAGGCGGTGGCCGGCGGCGCCCCACACATCGGCTTCGTTGGGGAGCCCCCGCCCTACGCGCCGCCGGACCCAAAGGCCCCGCCGCTGCTGTACCCGCCCTTCCCGCAGGTGCCCGTGGTCCTGCAGCCCGCGCCGTCTGCGCTCTTCCCGCCGCCCGCCCAGCTCTACCCGGCCGCGCCCACGCCGCCCACGGTCTTCTCGCCGCCGGGCGGGGCCGCCTTCCCCTTCCCCGTGGTGAGTGGCCGCCTCCCTGGGCGCGCTCCCCTCCGTGCTGTCTGCGCGTGGTTGGGGGAGCCCGTGCGGAGGCCGAGAGATCACTTCTGTCCTTGCAGAGGAGGAAGCGCCACCTTGGCCTGGGGGCGGGCGAGTCCGGGAGGCTCCCTGGAGGGGGGGACATTTGAGCGGGGTTTTGGAGAATGAATAGGAGGGCTAAGGCAAAGACAACGACGGGCACCCTGGACGGAGGGCACCGCACAGGCGTGGAGGGGCCAAGACTGGGCGTTCTGGGGATGGTGGAGGCTTGTTTGGCTTggtagggaggggaggaaggtggGACCCGTGGTGAGGGACCCCAGAAACTTTGGGCAGGTGACTTgattagattttctttaaaaacaaaacagtccgggcacggtgtctcctacctgtaatcgcagcactttgggaggccaagacgggcagatggCTTGGgcttaggagttccagaccagcctaggcaacatagtgagccctcatctctactaaatgtaaaaaaataagccaggtatggtagtgcgcgcctgtagccccagctattcatgaggctgaggcaggaggatcgcttgagccagggaggttgaggctgcagtgagccgagatcacaccattgcactccaggctgagtgacagagcaagcctctgcctccaaaataaaaataaaaatataaaaaaccaaacaaaaaccctgGGCTGCCTGTGGGGGAAAGATTGGAGGTCCCCCAGGGAGGGGTGGCGAGCCCAGTAAGGACGATGGAGATATCACAGAGGCTGGACCCCGGACTGAGCCAATGGTAGAGGGCAGGACTGAGGGCTCAGCGGGGCTGAGTGGCCAGGGGTGCAAGAGGGAGAGGGCAGAGGGGCACCCTGACCCAACCCCTCCGTGAATTGCAGCCTCAATGGGAGGGGACTTGGGGGACTGAGTGAGAGAGCTTGCATGGCCTGGCTGGccttctcactcactctgttgtccagaggCTGGGCCAGCTCCCTCACCACTGTGGCTCTGCCCCCACAGTACAATGGCCCGATGGCTGGCGTGCCAGGCCCTACCACGGTTGAGCACAGGCCCCTGCCAAAGGACTACATGACGGAGTCAGTGCTGGTGACCCTCTTCTGCTGTCTGCTCACCGGCCTCATCGCCATCGTCTACTCCCACGAGGTAGGTGCGGGGGCGGCCCTGGGCACAGCCTCTCCTAGCACGCAGCCACTGGTGCCCCAGTGGGTCCACAGAGCCCCTCTTCCAGCAACACGGTCTCTGGTGTCTCTCCCTCTGGAGGGGGTTGGGAATTGGGAAGTCAGAGCCCAATTGTTTATGGGGTCCTTGCCCCTCCTGTCTCTGCCCCCAACTACTCAAAATGTGCTGTGAAATGTTTAGCCAAAACAATTCACGGTAAAGGTGTGAATGACTGATAAGACCCAATGTGCTGCCCATTCCAGTGGAGGCTTGTGTTTTAAAGGGGGTACAATCTGCTCATTCATTCCTATGCTCatctcatctatccatccactccatctctccatctctgtaGCTACCCATCTATTCACccacccatttatccatccacccacccatccaccatctctcttttttttttttttttttgataccgagtcttgctctgttgccaggctggagtgcaatggcgtgatctcggctcactgcaacctccaccctctgggttcaagcgattctcctgcctcagcctcccaaatagctgggattacaggcgcccaccaccatgcccagctaattttttctatttttagtagagatgaggtttcatcatgttggccaggctggtcttgaactcctgacctcaggtgatccacctgcctcggcctcccaaagtgctgggattacagacgtgagccaccgcgcccggcccatccaCTCTCTCTCTagcctccatccatccatcatccatccatcatccatctactATCCATCTACCATCTTCCATCCACTCACCCCACTATTCATCCATCTGCCTACTCACCCACCCACCAATccctacctatccatccatccctctattcatccatccatctactcatccataCACCCACCTACCACCCATCATCTCTCTACTtgccatccatccgtccatccatccaccctcccatccacccatccctcTACCCATTCATCTATTTATTAGGCCTTTGGGATTCAAAGATGCCATGTGATGACACTCTAATAGAGACAgaagcagggctgggcatggtggctcacaactgtaaccccagcattttgggaggtcgaggtgtgtggatcacctgaggtcaggagttcgagatcagcctgacctcGTCaggctgaaaccccgtctctactaaaaatacaaaaattagccgggcgtgggggcaggCACcttagtcccagatactcaggaggctgagacaggagaatcacttgaacccaggaggcggaggttgcagtgagctgagatcacaccactgcactccagcctgtgagacggagcaagactccatctcaagaaaaatacaaacaaacaaaagcaggcAAGCCTCTGGGAGCCTATGCTCAAGGCTGACCTGGACTCAGCCCTGGCTTGACTCTGCTGTTGAAGCCCCCAGCCATAAGCAGAAGGCAGCTCTCAGGACCTCAGAGGTGGACTTGAAAGGCTGCTGCCTGCTGGTGAATTCTGGCTCCACCATTAGTGTTGTGCCCCTGGGTaggtcacttaacttctctgagcctttgtttcCACATCTGCAAAGTGGGGTCAGCCTCAGGGCTGCTGCGAGGATGGTAGAGGCTGAAGCTGAGGGCATCTGTCAGCGCTGAGCGTGACAAGTGCCTGATGGCTGGCGGCCACCGCTGCCATCACTCCTGCCCCCTTTTGAGCTGTGGGCCTAGCAGGTCCCTGACCTTTTCAGCGTGTCAGTTTCTCAGTTTGTGGAACTGGGCCTAACCCTCAATCACACTGGGAGGGAGTGGGGGCTCCCTGTTCGCTCCCACCGCCCCCTCCTGCCCTGTCTCGTTGCAGACCCGCGCAGCCCTGGGCAGGGGTGACCTGGCCCAGGCCGAAGAGGCCTCGCGGAAGGCCCGCTCGCTGGTGCTCTTCAGCCTGCTCTTCGGGGTCTTCGTGTCTACCAGCTGGGTCATCTACGTGGTGGTGGCACTCTACCTTCCCTGAGGCTGTGGCTCCTGCGGAGATGCCGGATGCCGGAATGTCCAGGGATAACTGGCCAGGCCAGACCCTTTCTCTGGACTCAGATCCCTGCCGGTGGCCAGCTCTTGCCTGCAGAGGGAATCTGGGGGCCAGAAGAGGGCAGGCTTGGCAACCCTCAACTGACTTGTggctgggcctcagcctcctcagcctccacaggTGGCCCAGTGGAGCCTCATTCAGTGTCCTAATCCAAGGTGTCTCCAGAGCTCGGCCCCAGCCGTGGGACAGGAGCCCACCAGAGCCCCATTTCCTAGGTGCCTCCTCTCAAGGCCTTCCTGGGACTCCTCTTGCCTTCATCTGTGCTCCTGGAAGGCCATCGTAGGGACCAAAGCCTTCACTGTCTTCAGAGCCATCTGGAAggacactgcaacctccaccccccgccCAACCTCTAGCCCAGCTTAGGCGATCAGGCTGCCAGTATTACCTTTCCCTGTGGGACAGTGGAGCATGGTGGCTTCTGGCTGGTTGTTCCCCTATCCCTTCCCCATCCCAGGAGACAGGGTCCCTCATGCTGACCCTACATCCAGAAACCAGGGCCACACTGTCTGGTCAATCAACAGAAGCGACACCCTGTGCAGAGCTTCACACTGCCACTTTGGGGATACTTCCTGGCTCTCTTCCAGGGCCAGTGGCAACATCTGTCCGCAGCTGGGCTCCAGGGCACCCTACCCACCCCTGAGATGCTGTTGACATAGAGGCAGTGCTGGCAAGAACTACCCAATGATAGAGGATCAGCTGGGTCCTCATTTGATGAGGACCACCCTGATTGGGGAGCACTTGCACCAAGATCCCTCAGCCAGCCTATAGAACTGTACCTATGACCCTGGCATCAGATGCCTGGCACCCCAGTCCCATTAGCTGTGGTCCAAAGAATGAccttgcattttaacaagattcaaAACCATTGcagaggccaggcgaggtggctcacacctgtaatcccagcactttgggaggctgaggtgggtggatcatctgaggtcaggagttcaggaccaacctggccaacatggcaaagccctgtctctactaaaaatacaaaaattagccgagcatggcggcaggcgcctgtaatcttagctactcgggaggctgaggcaggagaattgcttgaacccgggaggcagaggttgcagtgagctgagattgtgccactgcaccccaacctgggtgacagagtgagactccgcctcaaaaacaaacaaaaaaccattgcAGACAGAGGAGGAAGGGGACCCCCAGCTGAGCCACACAGACTGATAGCTCAAGCTAAATCAGTTGGTTTCAGAGCAGCCACAGTGTGCTGCTTACAACCCTGGCACCaggggctgaaacaggagaatggcCCTGCCCAGCCCAGTCTCTCCTCCAGAAAGCTGGAGAGGCAGGCATGAGGAAATAAGTCATGAGCAGCCTGGAGACTGTGTGGATTTTCGTTCAGTAAGCAGGGCGCgaggttctgcatttctaataagcttcCCAGTGATGCTGAAGCTGGTACTCAAACCAATAGCCAAGTGGGAAATTATTAAAACTACTAAAAGGCATTAAAACCAGGATCATGACACGGATGCCCCCTGGTGTCTCTATTATTTGACATTGTTGTGAAGTTCCAgctaatgcaaaaaataaaaaagtgaaatttgTAGTATGAAAACTAGAAGAGACAAAAAATTATTACCTAGCTAGACTATCCAAGAGTCAATTAAAAACATGGAACTAGTAAGATAACTCAGTAAAGTGGctggatacaaaataaatacacaaaagcaATAGTAATCACCAGGTACACTTGGAAAAGTTTAAAATTCAACTTATAATAGTGATAACAACAGTAACATTTAGGAATAACTTAACAAAAGATCTGGAAaccaaattaagaaaattattttaaaaaactaccaaaaggccaggtgcagtggctcatacctgtaatcccagcactttgggaggctgaggcgggcagatcacctgaggtcaggagttcgagaccagcctgaccaacatgacgaaacatCTCTACTGAGAATATGAAAATTAGACAAGCATGgtaatgcacacctgtaatcctagctactcgggaggctgaggcaggagaatcacttgaactttggaggcagaggttgcagtaagctgagatcgtgccactgcactccagcctggctgactgtgagactccatctcaaaatacataaaaaataaaataaaataaaaaataccaaaagaccaaaaataaacaacaaaatatccTGGTAGAAGATGTAATAtacaaatatctattttttatagatattttagaTAGATTTAATACAATTCTGGCAAGAAAACTAAGctttaaataaatgacaaaaattattttaaaattaatttggaaggaaaaatatgcaaagattgctaatctttatttttaagttgaatGAGAGGGGACTTTCTTCACCAGATATTAAAACTTAccataaagctataataatcaaaatggCATGGCATTGCCACAGAGTTAAATCaatgaaaaattattgaaaatctaGAAAACATTACAAGTATATGTGGAAAGTTAGCACTTGctaaaaatggcattttaattGAGTGAGTAAAAGAAGGTTCCTAATAAGCAGAGTTGCTATCTGgttggaaaaaataattattctaatattgtatgcaaaaataaattcaagatggattaaagagctAAGTATAAAATGAAGCTCTAATCATAATAAAGCTTAGGAAAATATGTGTGTAACTTCAGGGTGCTGGAGCAGTATGGAAACGGGAGGCCTCTTAAAATCTGGAAAACCATAGAGGGAAAGATTGATTTATTTGAGTCCTATAGATTAGGGACATGCAGATTTAAATCATGAGATATGATTTTTACCCACTGGATTgtgaaagaattagaaaagttGAACACATCTAGAGTTGCAGAGGGACTGCTGACTCTCACATTTATTACTAGTGGATATGTATTGCCATAATCTTTGTGGAAAGGAGACTGATGGTATCTGTTACTAATGTAtgtatgggccaggcatggtggctcacaactataatcctagcactttgggaggccaaggtgggagaagtgcttgagtccaggagtttgagaccagcctgggtaacatggcgagatcatctctacagaaaaaaaaaaaaagccaggtattgtggcatgggcctgtagtcccagctacttgggagactagagtgggaggactgcttgagcctgatgttgaggctgcagtgagctgtgatcacaccactgcattccagcctgggtgacagagcaagagcatgtctcaaaaaaaaaaaaaaaagagtatgtgagaggaatttaaaatttttgcacttttaaCTGCTTATCACTATGatttgcatatttattatttatacacatataatgTTCCTGTCATGTATGCATGGACATATAACTATGGACATACGCATGCAAAGAATAGAGTCTGAAGGATTTATTCCAAATTGCTGATAGTGGCTGCCTTTGGGGACAGAATGTGATCAGGAGGGTTTGTGCAATGCattgctgaattttaaaataggatgtattgtgaatttaaaaaataacaaaaaatatgcaTGGcttttgacccagaaattctagtTTTAGGATTCACAGTCATGAAGAAGGAAGCGTCTGTTTTCCTGGAGCTAGCAGTCCAACATGGGAGACAGACATTTAGCAGATAATGTAGCTGCAAACTATTCTAAAGCACCACGAAGGAGAGGTAGCTCCTGCAAATCTGAAATGTTGAGTGCAACTGAGAAAAAACTGTCATTAAATTAGAGTGCACCCTGATTTAAgagatatgaaaatatttcttagaatCATTCAGAGGTGGTTGAGAGAGTGGTGAAAAAGGGTTTTTCTGAGCATAGGTTGTGAGTATATTAACATTAAAAGTCAACGAGATGCTGCCAAACTACATTCCAAAGTGGTTGCATCATTTTgaactcccaccagcaatgaatgagagttccagcGGCTCCCGTCCTCATCAGCCCCTCTGATTTGTCAGTCTTTTACGTTTTACCTCTTCTGGTATGTGTGTAGTAGTATTTCagtttggttttaatttacatctcTCTGATGACTAATAATATTTAGGCttttatcatgttttttttttttttaaatacagacaagggtctcactccattaccccaggctggagtgcagtggcatgttcacagcttactgtaacctggaattcctgggcttaagcacttctcctgctttggcctcccaagtagctgtgaccacaggtgtgcactgctacatctggctgattttaaaatttttttatagagacagagtctatgttgcccaggctggtcttgaactcttggcctcaaacaatcctcctgtcttggtctcccaaagcgctaggattacaggtgtgagccacggcacctggcctagCCTTTTAGCATGTTTATCAGCTATTTGGGTATCTCTTTTTACGAGGTGCCTGTTCAAGTTTTGTGCCCATTTTTATGTTTGACTGTCTTTGTTTTAGAGCAGTTCTGTATGTATTTGAGATGAGTCCTATGTTAGATACAGTATTGGAAACATCTTTTCTCACTTGGTAGCTtcccttttcactcttttttttttttttttgagacagagtctcgctcttgtcgcccaggttggagtgcaatggcacgatctctgctcactgcaacctccgcctcctgggttcaagtgattctccagcctcagcctccctccctttTCATTCTTAATGGTGTCATCTGATGAAAAgttctcagtttttttctttttgtttttttttgagatggagtctcactctgtcacccaggctggagtgcaatggtgcaatctctgctcactgcaacctccaccttccaggcttaagcgattctcctgcctttgcttcctgagtagctgggattacaggcgcctgcaccatgccaggctaatttttgtatttttagtaaggacagggtttcaccatgttggctaggatggtcttgatctcctgacctcgtgatctgcctgccttgacctcccaaagggttggaattacaggcgtgagccactgtgaccagctgaAAAGTTCTCAGTTTTAATGTAGCCAAACTTatcttttcctttgtaaataGTATGTGTGTAGGGGTATTTCAGTGGCTTATGTGGCTTAATAAAATTTCTGTACTTATAGGACATGAAGATGCTCTTATAATGTCTTTTAGATCTAGAagctttattgcttttttttttttttaaatttttgagttggagtcttgctccatcacccaggctggaatgcagtggtgccatctcggctcactgcaacctctacctcctgggttcaagcgattctcctgcctcagcctcccaagtaggtgggatgataggcgcctgccaccacgcctggttaatttttgtatttttagtagagatggggtttcaccatattggccaggctggtcttgaactcctgacctcaagtgatccacctacctcggtctcctaaagtgctagaattacaggcgtgagcaaccgctgcctgcctgtgcctggcctcattgctTATTTTCACATTTAGATCTGCCACCAGCCTGGAATAGGTTCCAGAGCTCTGTTTgtctacttgtttttttttttttttttgagacgaagtctcactctgtcacccaggctggggtgcaatggcgtgatctcagctcactgcaacttccacctcccgggttcaagcgattctcctgcctcagcctccagagtaagctgggaccacaggcatgcgccaccatgcccggctaatttttttgtatttttagtagagacagggtttcactacgttggccagactggtcttgaactcctgacctcgcgatccccctgcctcagcctccccaaagtgctgggattacaggcatgagccatcgcacccagccctgTTTGTCTATTTCTTTGCCACTATCACACTTCATTatggggatatatatatacacacacacacacacacacacacacacaaacatatatatacacatatatatatacacacacatatatatacatatatgtatatatacacatatgtgtgtatatatatatatttgacacattgtctttctctgttactaaggctggagtgcagtggtgtgatcacagctcactgcatccttagcctccttggctcaagcgatcctcccacctcagcctcctgagtagctaggaccacaggtgtgcgccaccatacctggctattttttttatttttctgtagagatggggtctccctatgttgcccaggcttgttttttttgtttttttaagataggtTGTCAACCAGGTTGGAGTACTGTGGTGTGATTGtacctcactgcagccccaaactcctgggctcaagggattctcctgtctcagcctcccaagcagttgggattacaggcatgaaccaccatgccccaaaatcacttctcttttttttttttgagaagggagtctcactctgttgcccaggctggagttgcctcagcctcctgagtagctgggattacaggtgtgctccaccacacccggctaatttttgtatttttagtagagacacggtttcgccatgttggccaggctggtctcaaactcctgacctcacgtgatcctcccacctcagcctcccatagtgctgggattacaggtgtgagccacagtgcccggccccaAATTCAATTCTTAATTCTGATAATTTATCTGTAGATTCTGTTAGGTTTTCTATATACATAATGTTATCTATATATAATGAGTTGTCTTCCTTTTCAATTCTTACCACCTTGggtatttttcttgccttattgcactagCCAGGACCCCTATTATAatgctgaataggagtgctgACAGCAGGCAACCTTGTCATTTTCCCAGTCTCAAAATGAAGGCTTTCAACATTTCATCTtgttaaaaaaacagatttttttttcaggttaagtacccttctattcctagtttacaaagagttttaaaaaactatgcatggagactgaattttattttcatgtatactGAGAAAATGATCAGATTTAATCCATTAATATGGTAACTTATGTTACcatattaattttcaaatgttaaaatagCTTTTCATTCCTGGAATAACTTCATCTTGATGAGGATGTACTATTATACTTTCTGAATTTCactttgctaaaattttgtttaggatttttgcattgtgTTCATGAGTGAAATTGGACTGTAATTTTCATTCTTGTTATGGTTTCGGTATCGTAATTATGTTGGTCTCATCACAAGAGTTGACAATGTTTCTCATTTTCGTTTTTGGAAGTGTTGTATAAgatctgacattttcttttcttcttttttttttttttttgagatggagtctcactctgttgcctgggctagagtgtggtggagccatcttggctcactgcaacctccgcctcctgggttcaagcgattctcctgcctcagcctcccgagtagctgggattacaggcgcctgccaccacacccagctaattttttgtatttttagtagagacggggtttcaccatgccggccaggctggtctcgaactcctgaccttgtgattcacctgccttgggctccccaagtgctgggattacaggcatgagccactccgcCCGGCCAAGATTTGATGTTCTCTATTCCTCAAATGTTTGGGAGAGGTGTGTTAGCACTTCCCACTAGAAGCATAGATTTATCCGTTTCTCCTTGTAGTACTGTCAgcttttgctttacatattttgaggctatgtaaTTAGGTGTATACAAATTTAGAAACTGTTAAATCTGTTGAGTGTAATTTGTATCTTTACAAAGTGTTTCCTTTGTAACTGTAGCAATGCCTTTtgccttaaagtctgttttttattAATATAGCTATacttcgggtttttttttttggtggaccGTATTTGCAGAGTATatctttttccaaaattttactttcaacttttctgtacttgtaacttaatttttatttatttatttagagacagggtctcactcttgcccaggctggagtgcagtggtggcgatcacggctcactgcagcctggacttcccaGGTTTGGGCAATCCTcctacctacctcagcctcctgggtagctgggactactggcactcaccactacacctggctaatttttgtagtttttgtagagatggggttttgccatgttgcttgcccaggctggtcttgaactcctgggctcaagtgatccacctgcctcagcctcctagtgttgggttacaggcataagccaccatgcccagacaagaCATTTTCATGGCTGTTTTACATAGCGAGTGTTCATTCATCCACCTGTTTACTCTTTTTATTgctctttcattctttcctgcAAGTGTGATCTTCCATTTGGGATCATTTCCTTTCTGCCTGAGACAGTTGAGTCTTTGCTTAGTGTGGGTCTGCCAGTggtgagttttctgtttttgttcttcTCACAGTATCTTGATTttgcctgcattttttttttttttttttgagtcggagtctcgctctttggcctaggctggagtgcagtggcacgatctcggctcactgcaagattggcctcttgggttcatgccattctcctgcttcagcctcccaagtagctgggactacaggcgtccgccaccgcgc
The nucleotide sequence above comes from Pongo pygmaeus isolate AG05252 chromosome 13, NHGRI_mPonPyg2-v2.0_pri, whole genome shotgun sequence. Encoded proteins:
- the PRRT1B gene encoding proline rich transmembrane protein 1B isoform X2, with product MEAGAGGAGSDTQGGGSPLTPEDPRSPAKPAAPEDPQMPVQPALPQLPRRPRTLDDDGAPSEDGAAGGSKPAPEDAPAQAAGEAGPVSKAVAGGAPHIGFVGEPPPYAPPDPKAPPLLYPPFPQVPVVLQPAPSALFPPPAQLYPAAPTPPTVFSPPGGAAFPFPVYNGPMAGVPGPTTVEHRPLPKDYMTESVLVTLFCCLLTGLIAIVYSHETRAALGRGDLAQAEEASRKARSLVLFSLLFGVFVSTSWVIYVVVALYLP
- the PRRT1B gene encoding proline rich transmembrane protein 1B isoform X1, whose protein sequence is MEAGAGGAGAGGAGSDTQGGGSPLTPEDPRSPAKPAAPEDPQMPVQPALPQLPRRPRTLDDDGAPSEDGAAGGSKPAPEDAPAQAAGEAGPVSKAVAGGAPHIGFVGEPPPYAPPDPKAPPLLYPPFPQVPVVLQPAPSALFPPPAQLYPAAPTPPTVFSPPGGAAFPFPVYNGPMAGVPGPTTVEHRPLPKDYMTESVLVTLFCCLLTGLIAIVYSHETRAALGRGDLAQAEEASRKARSLVLFSLLFGVFVSTSWVIYVVVALYLP